The Acidobacteriota bacterium genomic interval TGGTGAGGATGCCCAGCAGGGCGACTCCCCGCAAGACGTCAACCGACGTCAGACGATGCTTCTCAGTGACCGGCCTGAAGGGCTGAGCGCCCTCGGGGGAGGACACTTCTCGGCCCTCGACAATCGTTTCCCGCTCATTCATGACGTAGCTTCTTCCTTCGTTGGAGACCGACTGGGAGAAGTTTACGTCACTTGAAAGTTGCGGGCAATCTCTCGGGGATAGATCACGACGTGGCGCTCCGAGGCCTCGCCCTGGCTCTCGGAATAGAGGCCGTAGACCTGTACCTGCTCATGCTGCTTGCGGCGAACGTAAGCCTTGCGGGGAGGCAGTTCTACGATTTCCGACTCGCCGCGTACTCTGGCCACGGCGTCTTCAACCTCGCGCAACCCTCCCGCAATCTCGTCCTGGATGCCGGCTTCGCGGTCTTCAAAGGTGAGAAAGTGGTCGCGAAGGAAGTTCTTGATCTGGCTGTAGGTATTGCTCTTGAGGATGTGAAAGGAGACGCCTCTGCGCAGAGTCGACTTGAGCTTGTGATGTCGGCGCTTGGCTTGATTCTTGAGACTCACCACCATGTGAGCTTCGCCGGGGTGATCGGCGATTCGCACTGGCACCCGCAACTCGCGCACGGCCCGCTGCAAGCGACCGCGATTGACGCCGATGGGAAAGAGCTTGACGATGCGGCGCCGGCTGCTTGCCGGGACGTGCCCATTGCTGCGGTGGGCGGACTCGAAGGGCGTCGGACGGGACGGCGCCGGCTCGTGGTTGACGCGGAATCCCCCCTCCTGACAGCGCTCGCGCACCTCGGGCTTGAGGGGACGGCCCTGCAGCAGGGCGTCCACCACGGGAGCGATCTCGTGAAAAACGGCCAAGCGCTGACGGCTTTGAATCTCCACCAGCGAGGCGAAGGTGGGCGGAGCCTTGCGTTCCAGCACCGTCTTCTGCGTGCCGCGGCGGCGGGCTTCGTCGTCGCCCAGGGTGACGGCCTGGATTCCGCCTACCAAGTCGCACAAGGTCGGATTCTGGACCAGATTTTCCAGCTTCAATCCGTGGGCCGTAGCCACCAACTGGACCCCACGCTCGGCGATGGTGCGGGCCGCCAGCGCTTCTTCCAAGGTGCCGATTTCGTCGATCACGATCACCTCGGGCATGTGGTTCTCGACCGCCTCGATCATGACTTGATGCTGATGTTGCGGACTGGGCACCTGCATGCGCCGGGCGCCTCCGATGCCGGGATGGGGCACATCTCCGTCGCCGGCGATTTCATTGGAGGTGTCCACCACCATGACGCGCTTGCCCACTTGATCGGCCAGCACCCGGGCGGCCTCGCGCAACAGCGTGGTCTTGCCCACTCCGGGAGGACCCAGCAGCAACAGGCTCTTGCCGCTTTCGATGACGTCGCGGACGATGTCCAGAGTCCCCGTCACGGCGCGGCCCACCCGGCAGGTCAGGCCGATAATCTGGCCCTTGCGGTTGCGCATGGCGCTGATGCGGTGCAGGGTGCGCTCGATTCCAGCTCGGTTGTCTCCCGAGAACTCTCCCGTCCGCGCCACCACGGCTTGGATGTCTTCGAAGGTCACGTCGCGCTGCAAAAGCGTCACCGTGCCGCTGATGACCCTGGCTTGAGGACGGCGCCCTACGTCAAGGATCACCTCCAGCAACTCTTCGGCATCGAGCTTTTCTACCGCGGTTCGCAGCGAGTGAGGAAGAATGTTGAGAAGAAGGCCCAGGTCGTCGGTACGAACTGCCCTTTGACCATTGGCCTGGGAGATCGCAGAAGTCGGGTTTAATTCCAATATCGACTTTCTCCATATCCAGCAATTGTGATGTGCTGGATTCTATTGTAATCACCCCCCCGACATTTCATAGCCGGTAGGGGAATCGACCGCCTCTTCATCATCTTTTAAAATCCACCCTCGCGACGGTCTTGCTTATTATAAGGTCTTGCCCTGGAAGTCTGTGTAAAGGCGGGATTGTCGGCATTTCGACCAAAGAAGAGAAACCTTGTCGCGGTGCCGTCGTCAAGAGAGGGGACGGTGCCCCGGAAGAGCGGCGGAGCCAGCCGCCCGACAGCACAAGCGAAGGAGAGTCCGATGCGAAGAATGACTGTTGCAGCTTTGGCCCTATTGATGATCACCCTCCCGCTCCTGGCTCAAGGCCAAGCCGAGATGGGAGTCCTCCAGGAAGTCCGCAAGATGATGGCGGAGAGCGGGGGACGGGTCACCTTCTCGGAGTTGGCCAACAGCGACCGCTTCAGCGCAGAGCAGAAGACCTTCCTGCTGCGGCTTTACGAGATCTTCTTCCAGATTCCCGCCGTGCTCAAGTCCGAATACGAAAACACCGGCAAGATTCCCACCCGCCAAAACGTGGCCGACAACTTCGGAATCAGCACGCAATCGGTCGACCTGCTGCTGGCCGTCATGAAGTCCGATCCGCGAGTGCCCTCCATGTTCACCCTCGACTCCTCCAGCCGCGAAATCGCATCCTTGAACGTCGACAACATCGAGGCCTTCATGGAGCAGCGGGGCGCCTCGGTACAGGTTACGGCTTGGGAAGGCAAGGCCTTGCCCGACTTTGAACTGCCCACTCTGGACGGCGAAACCGTTTCCGCACAGGACCTGAGGGGGCACGGATCGTTGATCTATTTCTGGTTCACGGGATGCCCGCCCTGCGTACGCATCGCCCCCCGCCTGGCCAAGCTGGACGAGATGTACCGTGACAAGGGATTGAGGATAGTGGGCATCAATGCCGACCGTGTCCTGGATATCCAAGTCAGCGACCAACAACGCCGCAGTTATCTGGAAAAGCACGGCATCAGGTTCGTCAACGCCCACCTGAATCGGTCCGTGCGGCAGGCCTTCGGCGGCATTCAGATCTTCCCCACCATCTTCTTCGCCGACCAGGAGGGCACCATCGTGGCCCACTACATCAACGAGCAGCAGTACGACACGCTGCAAGCCACGGCCGAAAAGGTGACTGGAGACCGCTAGTGCACTGCGTCAGAAGTTTTGAGCCACCCTGTGGCGTTATCCCACGCTTTCAGCGTTCGCACATTTGCCGTCTGAAACCCAGGGTGGCGCCGCCGTCTCGCTAGCGCTCGCCGCGGCTGACCCTGGGCTGACG includes:
- a CDS encoding R3H domain-containing nucleic acid-binding protein; this encodes MELNPTSAISQANGQRAVRTDDLGLLLNILPHSLRTAVEKLDAEELLEVILDVGRRPQARVISGTVTLLQRDVTFEDIQAVVARTGEFSGDNRAGIERTLHRISAMRNRKGQIIGLTCRVGRAVTGTLDIVRDVIESGKSLLLLGPPGVGKTTLLREAARVLADQVGKRVMVVDTSNEIAGDGDVPHPGIGGARRMQVPSPQHQHQVMIEAVENHMPEVIVIDEIGTLEEALAARTIAERGVQLVATAHGLKLENLVQNPTLCDLVGGIQAVTLGDDEARRRGTQKTVLERKAPPTFASLVEIQSRQRLAVFHEIAPVVDALLQGRPLKPEVRERCQEGGFRVNHEPAPSRPTPFESAHRSNGHVPASSRRRIVKLFPIGVNRGRLQRAVRELRVPVRIADHPGEAHMVVSLKNQAKRRHHKLKSTLRRGVSFHILKSNTYSQIKNFLRDHFLTFEDREAGIQDEIAGGLREVEDAVARVRGESEIVELPPRKAYVRRKQHEQVQVYGLYSESQGEASERHVVIYPREIARNFQVT
- a CDS encoding TlpA disulfide reductase family protein; this encodes MRRMTVAALALLMITLPLLAQGQAEMGVLQEVRKMMAESGGRVTFSELANSDRFSAEQKTFLLRLYEIFFQIPAVLKSEYENTGKIPTRQNVADNFGISTQSVDLLLAVMKSDPRVPSMFTLDSSSREIASLNVDNIEAFMEQRGASVQVTAWEGKALPDFELPTLDGETVSAQDLRGHGSLIYFWFTGCPPCVRIAPRLAKLDEMYRDKGLRIVGINADRVLDIQVSDQQRRSYLEKHGIRFVNAHLNRSVRQAFGGIQIFPTIFFADQEGTIVAHYINEQQYDTLQATAEKVTGDR